A part of Rhinatrema bivittatum chromosome 16, aRhiBiv1.1, whole genome shotgun sequence genomic DNA contains:
- the LOC115077183 gene encoding T-complex protein 1 subunit gamma — translation MMSRPVLVLSQNMKRESGRKVQTGNINAAKTIADVIRTCLGPRAMMKMLLDPMGGIVMTNDGNAILREIQVQHPAAKSMIEISRTQDEEVGDGTTSVIILAGELLAVAEQFLAQQIHPTVIISAYRKALDDIITTLKENSMSVDVNNREMMLKIINSAINTKVISRWSDLACNIALDAVKTVEFEENGRKEIDIKKYAKVEKIPGGIIEDSCVLRGVMINKDVTHPKMRRCIKNPRIILLDCSLEYKKGESQTDIEITREEDFARILQLEEEYIQQICEDVIRLKPDVVFTEKGISDLAQHYLMKANITAIRRVRKTDNNRIARACGARIASRTDELREEDVGTGAALFEIKKIGDDYFTFITECKDPKACTIVLRGASKEILAEVERNLQDAMQVCRNVLIDPYLVPGGGAVEMMVAHVLTERSKVMTGIEQWPYRAVSQALEVIPRTLIQNCGASSIRVLTSLRAKHTQEGNQAWGVNGETGVLADMKELGIWEPLAVKLQIYKTAVETAILLLRIDDIVSGHKKKGDEQNRPTPAPEQE, via the exons GCCAGAATATGAAACGCGAGTCTGGAAGGAAGGTCCAGACAGGAAACATCAATGCTGCCAAG ACCATTGCAGATGTGATTCGTACATGTTTGGGACCAAGAGCAATGATGAAG ATGCTTTTGGACCCGATGGGTGGAATTGTCATGACCAACGATGGAAATGCCATTCTTAGAGAG ATTCAGGTCCAGCATCCGGCAGCAAAATCCATGATTGAGATCAGCCGTACACAGGATGAGGAAGTTGGAGATGGGACAACATCTGTCATTATTCTTG CTGGAGAACTGTTGGCTGTTGCAGAACAGTTCCTGGCACAGCAGATACACCCAACTGTGATTATTAGTGCATATCGCAAGGCGCTGGATGATATTATCACCACCCTGAAAGAAAACAG CATGTCAGTTGATGTGAATAATCGTGAGATGATGCTGAAGATCATAAACAGTGCTATAAACACCAAGGTGATCAGTCGCTGGTCTGACTTGGCCTGTAACATCGCCCTTGATGCTGTGAAAACCGTTGAGTTTGAGGAGAACGGCAGGAAGGAAATTGACATCAAGAAATATGCCAAAGTAGAAAAG ATTCCCGGAGGTATAATTGAAGATTCATGTGTCCTACGTGGAGTAATGATAAACAAAGATGTCACTCATCCCAAGATGCGTAGGTGCATCAAGAATCCTCGCATCATTTTACTGGACTGCTCACTGGAGTACAAGAAAGGGGAGAGCCAG ACAGACATTGAGATCACTCGTGAGGAAGACTTTGCTCGCATCCTGCAGCTGGAGGAAGAGTACATTCAGCAAATATGTGAGGATGTCATTAGACTAAAACCAGATGTCGTCTTCACAGAGAAAGGAATCTCAG ATTTGGCTCAGCATTACCTAATGAAGGCTAACATCACAGCTATCCGCcgcgttaggaaaacggacaaCAACCGCATTGCCAG GGCCTGTGGTGCTCGCATCGCCAGTCGCACAGATGAGTTGCGTGAAGAGGATGTTGGCACGGGAGCAGCACTTTTcgaaattaaaaaaataggagATGATTATTTCACCTTTATCACAGAGTGCAAGGACCCTAAAGCCTGCACCATCGTTCTTCGTGGAGCCAGCAAGGAGATCCTTGCA GAGGTGGAGCGTAATCTCCAGGATGCCATGCAGGTGTGTCGTAATGTACTGATTGACCCCTACCTGGTGCCAGGTGGAGGAGCTGTGGAGATGATGGTGGCTCATGTTTTGACAGAAAGATCCAAAGTCATGACTGGAATAGAACAGTGGCCGTACCGTGCTGTGTCCCAGGCCCTTGAAGTCATCCCAAGGACGCTTATTCAGAATTGTGGCGCCAGCAGCATCCGTGTGCTGACCTCGCTAAGA GCAAAACATACCCAGGAAGGTAATCAGGCATGGGGAGTAAATGGAGAGACTGGTGTACTGGCAGATATGAAGGAGCTGGGTATTTGGGAACCTCTGGCTGTCAAATTACAGATCTACAAAACAGCAGTCGAG ACTGCTATCCTCCTGCTCCGAATTGATGACATTGTGTCAGGGCACAAGAAGAAGGGCGACGAACAAAACCGACCAACTCCAGCGCCAGAGCAGGAGTGA